The following proteins are co-located in the Acropora palmata chromosome 11, jaAcrPala1.3, whole genome shotgun sequence genome:
- the LOC141896766 gene encoding histone H1.0-B-like: MWVDQETKSTKPNPKKKTKKPVEHPKYKDMIVAAIKELKERNGSSRQKITKYISEHYKVGDNVVTQTKLNLKRLVAAGQLTQTKGVGASGSFKVNKAAEVKPKAKPKKKTVAKKPAAKPKKAAAKKKTPAKKTAAKKSPAKKKSPAKKKPAKKPAAKKPAAKKPAAKKPAKKTPKKPVKKTPSKAAKKPAKKSTKAKK, encoded by the coding sequence ATGTGGGTTGACCAAGAAACGAAGTCGACCAAACCTAacccaaagaaaaagacaaaaaaacctGTCGAACACCCGAAGTACAAAGACATGATTGTCGCAGCGATTAAGGAGCTGAAGGAACGCAACGGGTCTTCGAGACAAAAGATCACTAAATACATCAGCGAACACTACAAAGTTGGAGACAATGTTGTTACTCAAACAAAgttgaatttaaaaagacTTGTTGCGGCTGGACAGCTCActcagacaaaaggagtcggAGCTTCGGGATCGTTCAAAGTGAACAAAGCTGCAGAGGTTAAACCAAAAGCTAAGCCTAAGAAGAAGACAGTCGCTAAAAAACCCGCCGCGAAACCGAAGAAAGCTGCAGCTAAAAAGAAGACTCCAGCTAAAAAGACAGCAGCAAAGAAAAGTCCGGCGAAGAAAAAATCACCCGCAAAGAAGAAGCCCGCAAAGAAGCCCGCTGCGAAAAAACCTGCAGCGAAGAAACCCGCAGCCAAAAAGCCCGCAAAGAAAACACCCAAAAAGCCTGTTAAGAAGACACCGTCAAAAGCGGCCAAGAAGCCGGCGAAAAAATCGACgaaagccaaaaaataa